In Blautia sp. SC05B48, a single genomic region encodes these proteins:
- a CDS encoding carbohydrate ABC transporter permease, producing MAKTTKSQARTKRERSEFLWGWLFILPTTIGLIVLNIIPIFQTIYQSFFKTGDFGKGNIFIGLQNYQKVFADKEIWQALINTFKYAIVEVPFSIVIALVLAVLLNRKMKGRSVYRTIIFLPMVAAPAAVAMVWRWLFNSDYGLINNVFHVHVNWVSDPKIAVFSVAIIGVWSIIGYNMVLFLAGLQEIPRDYYEAAEIDGATGVNAFFSITIPLLSPTIFFVLVTRVIGSLQVFDLIYMVIDKSNPALTKTQSLVYLFYKYAFINKNMGYGATIVVVLLIITMILTVFQMIGQKKWVFYN from the coding sequence ATGGCTAAAACTACCAAGTCACAGGCACGGACAAAGAGAGAGCGCAGTGAGTTCCTCTGGGGCTGGCTGTTTATTCTCCCAACAACCATCGGACTGATTGTATTGAACATCATTCCGATCTTCCAGACTATTTACCAGAGCTTTTTCAAAACAGGAGATTTTGGTAAAGGAAATATCTTTATCGGTTTACAGAACTATCAGAAGGTTTTTGCAGATAAAGAGATCTGGCAGGCACTGATCAACACATTCAAATATGCGATCGTGGAGGTTCCTTTTTCCATTGTCATCGCACTTGTTCTTGCAGTACTTCTTAACAGAAAGATGAAGGGCCGTTCTGTTTACAGAACCATCATCTTCCTTCCGATGGTAGCAGCTCCGGCAGCGGTAGCCATGGTATGGAGATGGCTGTTCAACTCTGATTATGGTCTTATCAATAACGTTTTCCATGTTCATGTAAACTGGGTTTCTGATCCGAAAATTGCAGTATTTTCCGTTGCGATCATCGGTGTATGGTCTATCATCGGTTACAATATGGTTCTTTTTCTGGCAGGACTTCAGGAAATTCCGAGAGATTATTATGAAGCGGCAGAGATTGACGGAGCTACAGGTGTGAATGCATTCTTCAGCATTACGATTCCGCTTCTGTCGCCAACTATTTTCTTTGTACTTGTTACCCGTGTAATTGGATCCCTGCAGGTATTCGACCTGATCTATATGGTTATTGACAAGTCAAACCCGGCACTTACCAAGACTCAGTCACTGGTTTATCTGTTCTATAAATATGCATTTATCAATAAGAACATGGGATACGGCGCTACGATCGTAGTAGTACTTCTTATTATCACCATGATCTTGACAGTATTCCAGATGATCGGTCAGAAGAAATGGGTATTCTACAACTAA
- a CDS encoding carbohydrate ABC transporter permease — MDSMETKKKLTTILIHVILIIVSITMLVPFIWMILTAFKTVTEATSVDPFTIFPKIWRKDAFISVINNMNFLLLYKNTLLLIFFRVVCAVLTATMAGYAFGRLNFKGRDLCFSLVLFQMMVPVQIFIIPQYLMVSKMGMLNTIFALVFPGIVTAFGTFLLRQGYMGLPKDLEEAARLDGCNIGQTFLYIMAPLTRSSMVALGIFTAVFAFKDLMWPMIVNTDKDMLVLSSALAKMQGQYVSKFPELMAASLIACIPMIVIYMIFQKQFIEGIATSGGKL, encoded by the coding sequence ATGGATAGTATGGAAACAAAAAAGAAATTAACCACTATTTTAATACATGTCATACTGATCATTGTGTCCATAACGATGCTTGTGCCATTTATCTGGATGATCCTGACAGCTTTTAAAACTGTAACGGAAGCAACATCTGTAGATCCTTTCACCATTTTCCCGAAAATATGGAGAAAAGACGCATTTATTTCTGTTATCAATAACATGAACTTCCTGCTTCTGTACAAGAATACACTGCTTCTGATCTTCTTCCGAGTAGTGTGTGCGGTTCTTACAGCAACTATGGCAGGCTATGCATTTGGACGACTGAACTTCAAGGGCCGTGATCTCTGCTTCAGTCTTGTACTGTTCCAGATGATGGTTCCGGTACAGATCTTCATCATCCCGCAGTACCTGATGGTCAGCAAGATGGGTATGCTGAATACGATCTTTGCCCTTGTATTCCCGGGTATTGTCACTGCGTTCGGTACCTTCCTTCTGAGACAGGGATACATGGGACTGCCGAAGGATCTGGAGGAGGCTGCCAGACTTGATGGATGTAACATCGGTCAGACCTTCCTTTACATCATGGCACCACTTACAAGATCCAGTATGGTTGCACTTGGAATTTTCACAGCTGTATTCGCATTCAAAGATCTGATGTGGCCGATGATCGTTAATACAGATAAGGATATGCTGGTACTTTCTTCCGCACTTGCAAAGATGCAGGGCCAGTACGTATCCAAATTCCCGGAATTGATGGCTGCATCTCTGATCGCCTGCATTCCGATGATCGTGATCTACATGATCTTCCAGAAACAGTTTATCGAAGGTATTGCTACCAGCGGTGGAAAACTGTAA
- a CDS encoding ABC1 kinase family protein, which produces MGREEKEKKEKGGYGERLREITAVLKKHAITRGVSPEKLRLILEDLGPTYIKLGQIMSLRSDILPKRYCDELMKLCSDVPPMPFSQVIEVLEESMGCPWQEEFQHIEQKPLGAASIAQVHRATLKTGEEVVIKVQRKGIYETMARDIGLMHKAVRLMPPVSIKGMVDLNMVLSELWTVTQEEMNFLTEAANMAEFAKKNKDVAFVKVPILYREYISPHILVMEYIDGFAVNDKAALLANGYDLNEVGTKYVDNFIKQVMEDGFFHADPHPGNVRIQDGKIVWIDMGMMGRLTEHDRQLIAEAIEGVAMNNIGKIQDAVLALGEFKGKPDSSKLYEDIRGLMEKYGTADMGNIDVAEVMVDLMEVMKENKIMMPHGLTMLARGLTHVEGVLAEICPDINMTQIAAARLKEQLFSNGNWKREIKKEGKNLAWSLKRAVDIPSLAADFLQGCMKGQTKINLDLHASDDLAWLLRRLVRNIVMGLWVMALLISSSIICTTDMKPKLWGIPALGAFGYVFAFIIVLYVFIKHFFSGKK; this is translated from the coding sequence ATGGGCAGAGAAGAAAAGGAGAAAAAAGAGAAAGGCGGATATGGAGAACGGCTGAGAGAGATCACAGCCGTTCTGAAAAAACATGCCATTACCCGGGGTGTTTCTCCTGAGAAGCTCCGGCTCATACTGGAAGATCTGGGCCCAACTTATATTAAGTTGGGTCAGATCATGTCTCTTCGTTCCGATATTCTGCCGAAACGCTACTGCGATGAGCTGATGAAACTCTGCTCGGATGTGCCGCCCATGCCGTTTTCCCAGGTGATCGAGGTTCTTGAGGAATCCATGGGATGTCCATGGCAGGAGGAATTTCAGCATATTGAGCAGAAACCTCTGGGAGCAGCATCGATTGCCCAGGTGCATCGGGCCACGCTGAAAACAGGTGAAGAGGTTGTGATCAAGGTTCAGCGAAAAGGAATCTATGAGACCATGGCCAGGGATATCGGCCTGATGCATAAAGCAGTGCGCCTGATGCCGCCGGTGAGCATTAAGGGCATGGTGGATCTGAACATGGTTTTAAGTGAACTGTGGACTGTGACTCAGGAGGAGATGAATTTCCTGACGGAAGCTGCAAATATGGCGGAATTTGCAAAAAAGAACAAAGATGTGGCTTTTGTTAAAGTACCGATCCTCTACCGTGAGTATATTTCGCCGCATATTCTTGTGATGGAATATATTGACGGTTTTGCTGTCAATGACAAGGCTGCGCTTCTGGCCAATGGTTATGATCTTAATGAGGTCGGAACGAAATATGTGGATAATTTCATCAAACAGGTGATGGAGGATGGCTTTTTCCATGCGGATCCACATCCGGGAAACGTGCGGATCCAGGATGGAAAGATCGTCTGGATCGATATGGGAATGATGGGGCGGCTTACAGAGCACGATCGTCAGCTGATCGCAGAAGCTATTGAAGGGGTTGCCATGAACAACATCGGCAAGATCCAGGATGCGGTCCTGGCTCTTGGGGAGTTTAAAGGCAAACCGGATTCCAGCAAGCTTTATGAGGATATCCGCGGACTTATGGAGAAATACGGTACTGCGGATATGGGGAACATTGATGTGGCTGAAGTGATGGTGGACCTGATGGAGGTCATGAAAGAAAATAAGATCATGATGCCTCACGGACTGACTATGCTTGCAAGGGGGCTGACTCATGTGGAGGGGGTTCTGGCTGAGATATGTCCGGACATCAATATGACACAGATTGCTGCGGCAAGGCTCAAGGAGCAGCTGTTCAGCAATGGGAACTGGAAGCGTGAGATAAAAAAAGAAGGAAAAAATCTTGCCTGGTCCCTGAAACGTGCAGTGGATATTCCTTCTCTGGCAGCAGATTTTCTTCAGGGCTGTATGAAAGGGCAGACAAAGATCAATCTGGATCTTCATGCCTCGGATGATCTGGCGTGGCTTTTGCGGCGGCTGGTGCGGAATATTGTGATGGGGCTGTGGGTGATGGCACTTCTGATCAGTTCCAGCATTATCTGTACTACAGATATGAAACCAAAGCTGTGGGGGATTCCGGCGTTGGGGGCTTTTGGCTATGTGTTTGCTTTTATTATTGTTTTGTATGTGTTTATCAAGCATTTCTTTTCAGGAAAAAAATAA
- a CDS encoding YesL family protein, which translates to MNLLNEDNVVHVFLNKLGDIVIANLLFILCCIPVITIGPSLTALYHCMMRTVKGNNNGTTKTFFRAFKENFKQSLIIWLLILAAGTMLILNIRFLLHAEGSAAHMLFYLSVGVLTLLIIFTLYIFPVIATFANTLGALCRNAFLLAFMHFPTTIAIAVITIFPLYMTYLDAKLQPLYACCWFFFGFGLVAFINSMLLYRFFKKLLPPEEDISLL; encoded by the coding sequence ATGAATCTTTTAAATGAAGATAATGTCGTCCATGTATTTCTCAACAAGCTGGGTGACATCGTGATCGCCAATCTTCTTTTTATTCTCTGCTGCATCCCCGTGATCACCATTGGGCCGTCACTAACTGCCCTTTATCACTGCATGATGCGTACAGTAAAAGGGAATAACAACGGCACAACGAAAACATTTTTCAGAGCTTTTAAGGAAAACTTCAAACAGTCACTGATCATATGGCTGCTGATCCTTGCTGCCGGAACCATGCTCATCCTGAATATCCGCTTTCTGCTCCATGCAGAAGGAAGCGCTGCACATATGCTGTTTTATCTTTCTGTGGGGGTTCTGACTTTGCTGATAATTTTTACTTTATACATATTCCCGGTAATCGCAACCTTTGCTAATACACTGGGGGCACTTTGCAGAAATGCATTTCTGCTGGCATTTATGCATTTCCCCACAACGATCGCCATTGCGGTGATCACGATCTTTCCATTGTATATGACATATCTCGATGCAAAGCTACAGCCACTTTACGCATGCTGCTGGTTTTTCTTTGGATTTGGACTTGTAGCTTTTATAAATTCGATGCTGTTGTATCGATTTTTTAAGAAGCTGCTTCCTCCGGAGGAGGATATTTCGCTTTTGTGA
- a CDS encoding ABC transporter substrate-binding protein produces MNFKRVAALLLAGAMVMTAVPVYAKGDDVTLSVSIWDTNQEPGIKEILADFTEKTGIKTEISVVKWDEYWTMLEAGAQGGSLPDVFWMHSNESQRYMSNDMLLDLTDKIKDSDLIDPENYPEDIWGLYTYDDKYYAVPKDIDTIALWYNKTLFDEAGLDYPTADWTWDDVTEAAKKLTKDDGSQYGLGMRNDNNQAGYYNLIYDNGGYIISDDKTKSGWDDEKTIAAMQTLEGWIKDGVIPSLETMSENNEDVLFEAGKIAMTCQGSWMLAAFKENEYTAANCDCVELPKNAETGRRASLYNGLGWAASASGEHTDEAWQLIEYLGSKEAQEKQAELGVTMSAYKDTSDAWAKSADFNLQAYLNMMDDMEIRPYSKSTVTWENEDNEILKGVYTGDITMEEACKQMADQMNEKLAEE; encoded by the coding sequence ATGAATTTCAAAAGAGTAGCAGCATTATTGTTAGCAGGTGCCATGGTAATGACAGCAGTTCCGGTATATGCAAAAGGTGACGATGTTACACTTTCCGTATCCATCTGGGACACCAACCAGGAGCCGGGAATCAAAGAAATTCTTGCAGACTTCACAGAGAAGACAGGAATCAAGACAGAGATCTCCGTTGTTAAATGGGATGAGTACTGGACAATGCTCGAGGCCGGTGCACAGGGTGGTTCCCTTCCGGACGTATTCTGGATGCACTCCAACGAGAGTCAGAGATACATGTCCAACGATATGCTTCTTGATCTGACCGATAAGATCAAAGACAGCGATCTGATCGATCCGGAGAACTATCCGGAGGATATCTGGGGACTGTATACATACGATGATAAATATTATGCAGTACCGAAGGATATAGATACAATCGCTCTCTGGTACAACAAGACATTATTTGACGAGGCAGGACTTGATTATCCGACAGCTGACTGGACATGGGATGATGTTACAGAGGCAGCTAAGAAGCTTACTAAGGATGATGGTTCCCAGTACGGTCTCGGAATGAGAAATGATAACAACCAGGCCGGATACTACAACCTGATCTATGATAACGGCGGATACATCATCAGCGATGACAAGACAAAATCCGGCTGGGATGATGAGAAGACGATCGCAGCTATGCAGACACTGGAAGGATGGATCAAGGATGGCGTGATCCCGTCTCTTGAGACAATGTCCGAGAACAACGAGGACGTACTTTTCGAGGCTGGCAAGATCGCTATGACATGCCAGGGCTCCTGGATGCTTGCAGCATTTAAAGAGAACGAGTACACAGCAGCTAACTGTGATTGTGTAGAGCTTCCTAAAAACGCTGAGACAGGCAGAAGAGCTTCCTTATATAACGGACTTGGATGGGCAGCATCTGCTTCCGGTGAGCACACAGACGAAGCTTGGCAGCTGATCGAGTACCTCGGATCCAAAGAGGCTCAGGAGAAACAGGCTGAGCTTGGTGTTACAATGAGTGCATACAAGGATACATCTGATGCATGGGCTAAATCCGCAGACTTCAACCTTCAGGCTTATCTGAACATGATGGATGACATGGAGATCCGTCCATACTCCAAATCTACTGTAACATGGGAGAACGAGGACAACGAGATCCTTAAGGGCGTATACACAGGCGACATCACAATGGAAGAGGCTTGCAAGCAGATGGCTGATCAGATGAACGAGAAGCTGGCTGAGGAGTAA
- a CDS encoding glycoside hydrolase family 31 protein, whose amino-acid sequence MKTIILKNEFWYGGAVYEGYRQPVGADDIVDWDFRENPTHNQIMPLFLSSKGRYIWSDAGFHISFRNGEILAEGPEPIILKDGFNDLRGAYLAAMKAHFPFHEIKLSDRFFKVPVYNSWIELTYYQTQKNILKYAKGILENGFPSGVLMIDDGWSPYYGRWQFRGDNFKDAKAMLKELHEMGFSVMLWICPFITPDTLEFREARDKHFLIETPEGKPRILEWWNGYSAALDLTNPDAMKWLKDQLDVLTDMGVDGFKLDAGDPCYYHAGDKLFRDVSTDELSRLWAEFGEQFAFNELRVCFRAGGYSLMQRLCDKQTKWDESGIAGLIPDTLLQGLTGHPFGSPDMIGGGEYTCFLNGNENACTPEMFVRYAQIAALMPVMQFSASPWRVLPEADFQKVKAALALREKCLPEIFKAVECAKVTGEPIARSMEFVFPGQGMERVMDQFMVGDALLVAPVWKQGEVVRSVTLPEGQWRCVSLGETEGDVLNGGRNVVLGENDGLVVLRRV is encoded by the coding sequence ATGAAAACAATTATATTAAAAAACGAATTCTGGTACGGTGGTGCAGTCTATGAAGGCTACCGCCAGCCCGTAGGTGCAGACGACATTGTGGACTGGGATTTCCGCGAAAACCCAACCCACAATCAGATCATGCCTTTATTCCTTTCCTCGAAAGGCCGCTACATCTGGAGCGATGCAGGTTTTCACATTTCTTTCAGAAATGGTGAGATCCTGGCGGAAGGTCCGGAACCTATCATTCTGAAAGATGGCTTCAATGATCTGCGAGGTGCATACCTGGCAGCCATGAAAGCGCATTTTCCATTTCATGAGATCAAACTTTCAGACAGGTTTTTCAAAGTACCGGTATACAATTCCTGGATCGAACTTACCTATTATCAGACCCAGAAGAATATCCTGAAATATGCAAAAGGTATTCTGGAAAATGGTTTTCCATCCGGTGTTCTGATGATCGATGATGGCTGGTCTCCTTATTATGGAAGGTGGCAGTTCAGGGGGGATAATTTCAAGGATGCGAAGGCGATGCTCAAAGAATTGCATGAGATGGGATTTTCTGTGATGCTGTGGATCTGTCCGTTTATTACTCCGGATACGTTGGAGTTCCGGGAGGCTAGGGATAAGCATTTTCTGATTGAAACTCCGGAGGGAAAACCTCGTATCCTGGAGTGGTGGAATGGGTATTCTGCAGCTTTGGATCTGACGAATCCGGATGCGATGAAGTGGCTGAAGGATCAGCTGGATGTTCTGACGGATATGGGTGTGGATGGCTTTAAACTGGACGCGGGTGATCCTTGTTATTATCATGCGGGTGATAAGCTGTTCCGTGATGTTTCTACGGATGAGTTGTCCAGGCTTTGGGCTGAGTTTGGAGAGCAGTTTGCGTTTAATGAGCTGAGAGTGTGTTTCCGGGCCGGGGGTTATTCTCTGATGCAGAGACTTTGTGATAAGCAGACGAAGTGGGATGAGAGTGGTATTGCGGGATTGATCCCGGATACGTTGCTCCAGGGGCTTACTGGGCATCCTTTTGGCAGTCCGGATATGATTGGCGGGGGTGAGTATACCTGCTTTTTGAATGGGAATGAGAATGCGTGTACGCCGGAGATGTTTGTGCGGTATGCACAGATCGCGGCTTTGATGCCGGTGATGCAGTTTTCGGCTTCTCCGTGGAGGGTGCTGCCTGAGGCGGATTTTCAGAAGGTTAAGGCTGCGCTGGCGCTCAGAGAGAAATGTCTGCCGGAGATTTTCAAGGCTGTAGAGTGTGCGAAAGTTACTGGTGAGCCGATTGCCCGTTCTATGGAGTTTGTTTTCCCTGGACAGGGTATGGAGAGGGTGATGGATCAGTTTATGGTTGGTGATGCGCTTTTGGTGGCGCCTGTTTGGAAGCAGGGGGAGGTTGTCAGAAGTGTGACTTTGCCTGAGGGGCAGTGGAGGTGTGTTAGCCTTGGAGAGACTGAGGGTGATGTACTGAATGGTGGCCGGAATGTGGTTCTTGGTGAGAATGATGGGCTGGTTGTTTTGAGGAGAGTGTAG
- a CDS encoding AraC family transcriptional regulator → MKNDSKETQTQHTLSVYFCGQEDCGPNHSFGPAMRPHYLLHVIFHGKGIYQCSGHTYHLKAGDAFLIRPMDSIYYRADTSDPWSYAWAGFDGSACKEILKQTVFSDTPIFTPETPSRQNSLLTHMQSLLDTFSENNGNDLASTGNLLLILSDMQKKPSESRTDISNLYFQKASEYIRNNYAYPIQISDVAHYVGIDRSYLYRIFMEHENTSPKQYLLKHRLQMAAQLLCSSSCTITEAALSCGFRDAPSFCNYFRQGTGYTPREFRKAYSGTIYT, encoded by the coding sequence ATGAAAAACGATTCCAAAGAAACCCAAACCCAGCACACCCTCTCCGTCTACTTCTGCGGCCAGGAAGACTGCGGTCCGAACCACTCCTTCGGCCCGGCCATGCGCCCACACTACCTTCTCCACGTGATCTTCCACGGCAAAGGCATCTACCAGTGCAGCGGCCACACCTACCATCTGAAAGCAGGCGACGCCTTTCTCATCCGCCCCATGGACTCCATCTACTACCGCGCCGACACCTCCGACCCCTGGAGCTATGCCTGGGCAGGCTTTGACGGCTCCGCCTGCAAAGAAATCCTGAAACAAACCGTATTTTCCGACACCCCAATCTTCACCCCGGAAACACCCTCCCGGCAAAACAGCCTCCTCACCCACATGCAAAGCCTACTTGACACCTTTTCCGAAAACAACGGAAACGACCTTGCCTCCACAGGAAACCTCCTCCTGATATTATCCGACATGCAAAAAAAGCCCTCCGAAAGCAGGACCGACATCTCAAACCTGTACTTTCAGAAAGCCTCCGAATACATTAGAAACAACTATGCCTACCCCATCCAGATTTCAGACGTGGCACACTACGTAGGAATCGACCGTTCCTATCTTTACCGGATCTTCATGGAACATGAAAACACCTCCCCAAAACAATATCTCCTGAAACACCGCCTCCAGATGGCAGCCCAGCTTCTCTGCTCCTCCTCCTGCACCATCACAGAAGCAGCTCTCTCCTGCGGCTTCCGGGACGCTCCCTCCTTCTGCAACTACTTCCGCCAGGGAACCGGCTACACCCCAAGGGAATTCCGCAAAGCCTACAGCGGAACCATCTACACCTGA